The Neodiprion fabricii isolate iyNeoFabr1 chromosome 4, iyNeoFabr1.1, whole genome shotgun sequence genome window below encodes:
- the LOC124181595 gene encoding rapamycin-insensitive companion of mTOR has protein sequence MASWMIRGRSSRSNRSHKSHLDGEDNSVQLDLSKDIKENVQEVLTNLCQRQGISNVRKLAYLNAIVKFISENDLVEYGYCNKELFCCLRIGLINEATQVRAAALRAVRYMLKKEQDVIMLNKLQYPYLVARSMDLNLRNEIERIQALRLVRRILLLAPKHFSPGLARSLISLTNGGVEEKDPIFRAFLAAVCELGVLNSDLLISCGGVGALTRAAMTGQSPAITESVVGVLLKLLGNPETRNGVSLLCLAAPYCELHSTGIERTKEEREQRFAASKLALLSVLRSYTGIIHFCHPNDSSGLKAIAGILYVEQLEVRGAVLELLYELLGLPLPAWTDEPDVALAAVDPSRTRDSWKLSEGFVAAEGKSILPPLSRHRPNIVELHLALLVYALLECGLHKALAETIVTSDTFISVRAAVLLGALLHLAHALLPPEACDLTPPLPNLLEHASAGRHQALAAVAILGRMHTVMRRRPAPASLFLDRVLQAGTWLRPTLPRRQRPTSRHWLRRESPTTPLLRDAHVITFKDALAWNWPVVRSILRSRDDALRKLQDSDHRLFVKRLVRYFKPSCNQYSRVELGTNAVLAREATLAGCDLINCLLELHEPEGNHLLAELVGDVAEQVTAITSMQSAHDCLFSPRHMSTTCCQKYFLFLGQLSHSAKGTVVLNRFNLLEKLQNLALATNHDCYVKLITSSLDYSNEGIPRKVFNKIIVEAQLESTRLYATHFLRVILRAPLLDAHQWAIGLLWGRLKDASKIVALAALEVLHEACDEVENLEVLFRQRQTNTNWANWMDHLGDRGYLLKIRLYSLHSIFGSLSSPTDELEKWINPGGFSERYVGLVDGEIHDSLTRRQRGENGTYHRRSSQNLPQTHDVFIPPHLIGQLVQHDAGIELLLRRNVIQRLIHIMMVFHMECGNMKLDLDSKNNKGNRLILDDGHILSTESGTDDTLESSRLETIIDSEDVEQIDLPWRTSSPCKSWKAESLVEFRRKSSYDESLRSTPEQSWKGDTETRDDPSADIDSRIMKVKSALWSLGHAGTSVMGVQLLNNLGIIGVIVSMAESCPYYSVRATAMYTLSLIAITHSGADILLTYNWPCVRHKRGEQWPIVPPRSPYPMPSPLPVHRHHRSLSDGKPELPEPVVHRSRNRSESAATDLEARRYPFLDRGDTPSPIASTARFSQHDADGYARIRSFQRHHRPSYSRSSLEMYSLDERLSQLSIADSEPPRSWVPDHAVTQTPPPENGLMNQCYMGICLPRTLTAIFPDPPKPVPSTFSEDISKQEDDIPRTSDESASGNQTEGEHSRICLVCNSKMNLKSQESEEGETKLNREILRHVERLANPVWYRNSRQALLRLRQQCPEKFQGTCLFSEVGARLASGTYRLQARQFLQELFLDSSFDALYTEPLSILKIPIGTEENPVHSIKSQLPVENVHKKPVSVSLENRVNGRSHYPDSQLETLSIVTEETNADSQTSLPGGRSKNTSSRIDLCSDEKIIAEILKPEERIRVSKSSDKLLKITNTSTAFSLD, from the exons ATGGCTAGTTGGATGATTCGTGGAAGGAGTTCACGGTCTAATAGATCTCATAAAA GTCATCTTGATGGCGAAGACAATTCCGTGCAACTGGATCTGTCAAAAG atataaaagaaaatgtacAAGAGGTATTAACGAATCTATGTCAACGCCAAGGAATATCCAACGTAAGAAAATTAGCTTATCTAAATGCTATTGTGAAATTCATCAGCGAGAATGATCTTGTGGAATATGGGTACTGTAATaaggaattattttgttg tCTTCGTATTGGACTTATCAATGAAGCCACACAAGTCCGTGCAGCAGCTTTACGTGCAGTGCGATATATGCTTAAAAAAGAGCAGGATGTTATTATGCTGAATAAACTACAATATCCATACTTGGTTGCGCGAAGTATGGATTTAAATTTaaggaatgaaattgaaaggaTACAGGCGCTAAGACTAGTCAGACGAATCTTACTATTAGCCCCTAAGCACTTCAGCCCCGGACTTGCCAGGTCTTTAATAAGTTTGACAAATGGGGGCGTAGAAGAAAAGGATCCAATATTTCGTGCCTTTCTGGCAGCTGTGTGCGAACTAGGGGTATTAAACTCAGATTTATTAATAAGTTGTGGTGGTGTTGGAGCCCTAACCAGAGCTGCTATGACTGGACAGAGTCCAGCGATTACAGAGTCTGTTGTCGGTGTTCTTTTAAAACTATTGGGAAACCCAGAGACGAGAAACGGAGTTTCTTTACTGTGTCTTGCTGCACCTTATTGCGAACTCCATTCAACCGGTATTGAGAGAACAAAGGAAGAACGAGAACAAAGATTTGCAGCGAGCAAGCTGGCCTTGTTAAGTGTCCTACGTTCATATACTGGTATAATACACTTCTGTCATCCAAATGATAGTTCTGGTCTTAAAGCAATTGCTGGTATTCTGTATGTGGAGCAACTGGAAGTACGTGGTGCTGTTCTTGAGCTTCTCTACGAATTACTTGGGCTCCCACTGCCTGCATGGACAGATGAACCAGATGTCGCGTTAGCCGCAGTTGACCCAAGTCGTACACGAGATTCTTGGAAGCTCTCTGAAGGATTTGTGGCAGCCGAAGGGAAATCTATACTACCACCACTTTCCAGGCATAGACCTAATATCGTCGAGTTGCACTTGGCACTGTTGGTATATGCCCTGCTTGAGTGCGGCCTTCACAAAGCTCTTGCAGAGACTATTGTGACTTCGGATACCTTCATATCTGTACGAGCTGCTGTGCTCTTAGGAGCATTACTACATTTAGCTCACGCACTGCTTCCTCCAGAAGCTTGCGATCTTACTCCACCTTTGCCAAATTTACTGGAACATGCTAGCGCGGGTAGACATCAAGCTTTAGCGGCTGTTGCAATCCTGGGAAGAATGCATACAGTTATGAGACGGAGACCGGCACCTGCTAGTCTCTTTCTCGATCGAGTATTACAAGCAGGCACTTGGTTGAGGCCCACTTTGCCTCGGCGGCAAAGACCTACTAGTCGACATTGGCTGCGAAGGGAATCCCCTACGACACCCCTTCTGAGAGATGCTCATGTAATCACTTTCAAGGATGCACTGGCATGGAATTGGCCTGTTGTACGGTCCATATTACGCTCTAGAGATGACGCCCTGCGCAAGCTCCAAGACTCTGATCACAGACTATTTGTGAAACGTTTGGTGAGGTACTTCAAACCTTCGTGTAATCAATACAGTCGAGTAGAATTGGGAACGAATGCCGTATTGGCAAGAGAAGCTACGTTGGCAGGATGTGACTTGATCAATTGTCTACTTGAACTCCATGAGCCTGAGGGTAACCATTTACTGGCCGAACTCGTTGGCGATGTCGCAGAGCAAGTAACAGCTATTACATCAATGCAATCTGCTCATGACTGCTTATTTTCACCAAGACACATGTCAACGACCTGTTGTCAAAAGTATTTTCTATTCCTTGGTCAATTAAGTCATTCTGCCAAGGGAACAGTCGTCTTAAATCGGTttaatttacttgaaaaactGCAAAACCTTGCACTTGCAACAAACCACGACTGTTACGTAAAATTGATAACGTCCAGTCTGGATTATTCTAACGAAGGTATACCGCGTAAggtatttaataaaataattgttgaaGCACAGCTTGAAAGTACAAGGCTCTATGCAACTCACTTTTTGCGtgtaatattaagagctccaCTGTTAGATGCTCATCAATGGGCAATCGGACTTCTCTGGGGTAGATTGAAAGATGCAAGTAAAATTGTGGCTTTAGCTGCATTGGAGGTGTTACATGAAGCTTGTGACGAAGTCGAAAATTTGGAAGTACTTTTTCGTCAACGACAAACCAACACGAATTGGGCTAATTGGATGGATCATTTGGGAGACCGGGGATATTTATTGAAGATCCGGCTTTACTCATTGCATTCCATCTTTGGTAGTCTATCTTCACCAACTGATGAATTGGAAAAGTGGATAAATCCTGGTGGGTTTTCTGAAAGATACGTTGGGCTAGTTGACGGGGAGATACATGATTCCCTTACACGCCGCCAAAGAGGAGAAAATGGTACTTATCATAGGAGATCTAGTCAAAATCTCCCTCAGACACATGATGTCTTTATTCCACCCCATTTAATTGGCCAACTGGTACAGCATGATGCAGGAATAGAGTTGCTGTTGCGCCGCAATGTGATTCAACGACTCATTCATATAATGATGGTATTTCATATGGAATGTGGTAACATGAAACTTGATTTGgattcaaaaaataacaaaggAAACCGTTTGATCCTTGACGATGGGCATATACTGTCAACTGAGTCAGGTACAGATGACACATTAGAATCGAGTCGTTTGGAAACGATCATCGATTCGGAGGATGTAGAACAGATAGATCTACCTTGGAGAACATCGTCCCCGTGCAAATCTTGGAAGGCAGAGTCTTTGGTCGAGTTTAGGCGAAAGTCAAGTTACGATGAGTCGTTGCGAAGCACTCCTGAACAAAGCTGGAAAGGAGATACTGAAACTCGGGATGATCCTTCAGCTGACATTGATAGTAGGATAATGAAAGTGAAATCGGCATTGTGGTCTCTGGGACATGCAGGAACGTCTGTGATGGGTGTTCAATTATTGAACAATTTGGGAATTATAGGTGTAATCGTGTCAATGGCGGAGTCCTGCCCCTATTATTCGGTTCGTGCGACAGCGATGTACACTCTCAGCTTAATTGCAATAACACACTCTGGTGCAGATATATTATTAACTTATAATTGGCCTTGTGTTAGACACAAGCGCGGAGAACAATGGCCAATCGTTCCTCCTCGTAGTCCTTATCCTATGCCAAGTCCTCTCCCAGTACACCGGCACCACCGAAGTCTAAGTGATGGAAAACCAGAATTACCAGAGCCCGTAGTCCACAGGAGTAGGAATCGCTCGGAAAGTGCTGCTACAGACCTTGAGGCTCGACGCTACCCATTCCT GGACCGAGGCGATACACCAAGTCCCATTGCAAGTACAGCACGATTTAGTCAGCATGATGCAGATGGTTATGCTCGTATTCGAAGTTTTCAACGTCACCATAGACCAAGCTACTCTCGAAGCAGCCTTGAG ATGTACAGTTTGGATGAACGCTTATCACAACTTAGTATTGCTGATTCGGAGCCTCCTCGAAGTTGGGTACCAGATCATGCAGTAACTCAAACACCACCTCCTGAGAATGGATTAATGAATCAGTGTTACATGGGAATTTGTTTACCAAGAACATTGACAGCCATATTTCCAGACCCTCCTAAACCAGTTCCTTCAACATTTTCCGAAGATATTTCTAAACAAGAAGATGACATACCAAGAACTAGTGATGAATCAGCCTCTGGTAATCAAACAGAAGGAGAACATAGTCGTATATGTTTAGTTTGCAATagtaaaatgaatttaaaaagcCAGGAAAGTGAAGAGggtgaaacaaaattgaacaG GGAAATTTTGAGGCACGTCGAACGTCTCGCGAATCCTGTTTGGTATAGGAACAGTCGGCAAGCACTGCTCAGACTGAGGCAGCAATGTCCCGAAAAGTTCCAG GGTACCTGCCTCTTCTCAGAGGTTGGAGCACGTTTAGCTAGTGGTACCTACAGATTGCAAGCTCGACAATTTCTTCAAGAATTATTTCTGGATTCCTCTTTTGACGCT CTTTACACTGAACCATTgagtatattgaaaattccaATTGGTACTGAAGAGAATCCAGTCCATTCAATAAAATCGCAATTGCCTGTTGAAAATGTCCACAAGAAACCAGTGTCGGTATCACTAGAAAACAGAGTCAACGGTCGGTCGCATTACCCGGATTCACAATTGGAGACTCTTTCGATTGTGACTGAAGAAACGAACGCCGATTCACAAACATCATTACCAGGTGGGAGAAGTAAGAATACATCTAGCCGAATAGACTTGTgtagtgatgaaaaaatcattgctGAGATTTTGAAACCAGAGGAGAGGATACGAGTATCTAAAAGTTCTGACAAGTTATTAAAAATCACAAATACCAGTACTGCCTTCAGCCTCGATTAA
- the LOC124181615 gene encoding prostaglandin reductase 1-like, with product MVIAKKYVLTNHFKGEPKASDLTIVDEELPALKDGEYLIQAEYLSVDPYMRVYAQRYPVGITMIGRQIGKIIASKNKNYPVGKRVVANVGWRTHTIIDPNLKEHLGQPPYILPDLDTLPASLGLGVLGRPGNTAYFGLVEICQPKAGETLVVSGAAGAVGSHVGQIGKILGLKVIGIAGSDAKCKWLKEELGFDHAINYKTQDVTATLKEVAPNKVDCYFDNVGGEISNIVMNQMNTFGRVSICGSISSYNAQVDALPKCSIVQRIVVGLQLRIEGFIVSRWDHRLMEGIEKNHQWVKDGKLKYRETVTKGFINMFEAFVGMLQGKNTGKAIVEV from the exons ATGgttattgcaaaaaaatacgTGTTGACGAATCACTTCAAGGGAGAGCCAAAAGCATCAGACTTGACGATCGTCGATGAAGAATTACCTGCTCTAAAAGATGGAG aATATCTCATCCAAGCTGAGTACTTATCTGTTGATCCGTACATGAGGGTGTACGCACAACGGTACCCAGTGGGAATTACGATGATTGGACGTCAAATTGGTAAGATAATAGcgtctaaaaataaaaactatccAGTTGGTAAACGAGTTGTTGCTAATGTGGGCTGGCGTACACACACCATCATTGATCCAAATTTGAAGGAGCACCTTGGTCAGCCACCATATATATTGCCTGATCTTGATACTCTACCCGCGTCTTTAGGTCTCGGAGTATTGGGCAGGCCAGG CAACACAGCCTACTTTGGATTAGTCGAAATCTGTCAGCCTAAAGCTGGGGAAACACTTGTAGTAAGTGGCGCAGCTGGTGCAGTTGGCTCTCATGTGGGACAGATTGGTAAGATTCTTGGATTGAAGGTGATTGGGATTGCGGGCTCTGATGCAAAGTGCAAATGGCTCAAGGAAGAACTTGGATTTGATCATGCTATCAATTATAAAACCCAAGATGTTACGGCAACTCTGAAGGAAGTCGCTCCTAACAAAGTTGACTGTTATTTTGACAAT GTTGGAGGAGAGATCTCTAATATTGTAATGAATCAAATGAACACTTTTGGTCGTGTATCAATATGTGGAAGTATTTCCTCATACAATGCTCAGGTTGACGCTCTCCCAAAGTGTTCTATTGTTCAGCGAATAGTAGTCGGCTTACAATTGAGAATAGAAGGATTTATAGTGAGTCGTTGGGATCATCGTCTGATGGAGGGTATTGAGAAGAATCATCAATGGGTGAAGGACGGAAAGTTGAAGTACCGTGAAACAGTCACTAAAGGATTTATAAATATGTTTGAAGCTTTCGTTGGTATGTTGCAAGGAAAGAACACTGGAAAAGCTATTGTTGAAGTTTGA
- the LOC124181616 gene encoding prostaglandin reductase 1-like, whose translation MVITKKYVLTKHFEGEPKRSDLTLVEEKLPALKPGEFLIRAEFLSVDPGVRAYEPRLPLGATIIGFQIAEIVTSKNRAYPVGKRVVASVGWQTYTVIDGNFGSNNDQFLYMLPDFDGLPISLGLGVLGMPGNSAYFPIIEILRPKAGETLVVSGAAGAVGSHVGQIGKIRGLKIIGVAGSDAKCKWLTEELGFDHAINYKTQNVAEVLREVAPNKIDCYFDNVGGDISSIVLNQMNVGGRVAVCGSISTYNADIEALPKTDIIQPAVLTSQLKLEGFIVLRWRDRWMEGIEQNLKWIKEDKLKYRETVTNGFENTFDAFVGVLRGDNIGKAIVKV comes from the exons ATGGTGATCACCAAGAAATATGTGTTGACAAAACATTTTGAAGGCGAGCCCAAGCGGTCAGATTTGACTTTGGTGGAGGAGAAGTTACCTGCTCTGAAGCCTGGAG AATTTCTTATCAGAGCAGAGTTTTTATCCGTTGATCCGGGCGTGAGAGCATATGAACCTAGACTTCCACTGGGTGCCACGATTATCGGATTTCAGATTGCTGAAATTGTAACGTCTAAAAACAGGGCTTATCCAGTTGGAAAACGTGTTGTTGCCAGTGTTGGCTGGCAAACGTACACTGTGATCGATGGGAATTTCGGTAGCAACAATGATCAATTTCTTTACATGCTGCCAGATTTCGATGGATTACCCATATCCTTGGGTCTGGGAGTGCTGGGTATGCCAGG AAACTCTGCCTATTTCCCAATCATCGAAATTTTGCGACCAAAAGCTGGTGAAACTCTAGTTGTAAGTGGTGCAGCGGGAGCAGTCGGATCTCATGTTGGTCAGATTGGCAAGATTCGgggattgaaaataatcggaGTTGCTGGATCGGATGCAAAATGTAAATGGCTCACAGAAGAACTCGGATTTGACCATGCTATCAATTACAAAACTCAAAATGTCGCCGAAGTTTTGAGAGAAGTTGCGCCAAACAAAATTGATTGCTATTTTGACAAT GTTGGAGGAGATATATCTAGCATTGTACTTAATCAAATGAATGTTGGCGGTCGCGTCGCGGTTTGTGGTAGTATTTCCACATACAATGCAGACATTGAAGCGTTACCCAAAACTGATATCATTCAGCCCGCTGTACTCACTTCCCAATTAAAACTGGAAGGATTTATAGTGCTGCGTTGGAGGGATCGATGGATGGAGGGTATTGAACAGAATCTTAAATGGATAAAAGAAGATAAACTGAAATATCGCGAAACAGTTACAAATGGATTTGAAAACACGTTTGATGCATTTGTTGGGGTTTTGCGAGGAGATAATATTGGAAAAGCTATTGTCAAAGTGTAA